A single genomic interval of Lathyrus oleraceus cultivar Zhongwan6 chromosome 7, CAAS_Psat_ZW6_1.0, whole genome shotgun sequence harbors:
- the LOC127101776 gene encoding uncharacterized protein LOC127101776 has product MCSETSSPRFSFSNEMKHDDDDDVSRRDTLLLESNPDFEFITSRSTEFETTSADELFCNGVILPLQIQDKKKNIIENYKEHPPCMNLPPRPFSTKIMKQVEETNTQTSFFASFVAKQFDQFIAESNENEFE; this is encoded by the coding sequence ATGTGTTCTGAAACATCTTCACCCCGTTTCTCTTTCTCCAATGAAatgaaacatgatgatgatgatgatgtttcTCGTAGAGACACATTGCTTCTTGAATCAAATCCTGATTTTGAATTCATCACTAGCAGAAGCACTGAGTTTGAAACAACTTCAGCAGATGAACTTTTCTGCAACGGAGTTATACTTCCATTGCAGATACAAGATAAGAAGAAAAACATCATTGAAAATTATAAGGAACATCCTCCATGTATGAATCTTCCACCTCGTCCATTTTCGACTAAAATAATGAAACAAGTTGAGGAAACAAATACTCAAACAAGTTTTTTCGCCTCCTTTGTCGCGAAGCAATTCGACCAGTTTATCGCTGAATCTAATGAGAACGAGTTTGAATAG